One Nicotiana tomentosiformis chromosome 4, ASM39032v3, whole genome shotgun sequence genomic window carries:
- the LOC104109142 gene encoding protein ATAF2-like, whose translation MIKGVLRNQQQLELPAGFRFHPTDDELVQHYLCRKCAGQPISVSIIAEIDLYKFDPWQLPEKALHGEKEWYFFSPRDRKYPNGSRPNRAAGTGYWKATGADKPVGKPKTLGIKKALVFYAGKAPRGIKTNWIMHEYRLANVDRSAGKSNNLRLDDWVLCRIYNKKGTLEKYYNVDNKEHLGFEEVEEEEEKPKILPFSQSNELIARLAPTPMPSRPQSMPGSDYFHFETSESMTRMHTTNSSSGSEYVLSSCDKEVQSAPKWDDLDKALDFQLNYLDNFQYDPFEAQMQLQNCNTDQFNSFQDMFVYMQKPYYSGANQN comes from the exons ATGATCAAAGGCGTACTCAGAAATCAGCAGCAATTGGAATTACCAGCGGGATTTAGATTCCATCCAACGGATGACGAATTAGTTCAACACTATCTCTGCCGTAAATGCGCAGGACAGCCTATCTCTGTTTCAATTATAGCTGAAATTGATCTTTACAAGTTTGATCCTTGGCAATTACCTG AGAAGGCTTTGCACGGCGAAAAggaatggtactttttctcaccAAGAGATAGAAAATATCCGAACGGTTCACGGCCGAACAGAGCGGCCGGAACCGGTTACTGGAAGGCAACCGGAGCTGATAAGCCAGTGGGAAAGCCCAAGACTTTAGGGATAAAAAAGGCGTTAGTGTTCTATGCAGGAAAAGCACCTAGAGGAATCAAAACCAATTGGATAATGCACGAATATCGACTCGCTAATGTGGACCGGTCTGCTGGCAAGAGCAATAACTTGAGG CTTGATGATTGGGTATTGTGTCGAATATACAACAAGAAGGGCACACTAGAGAAGTATTACAATGTGGATAACAAGGAGCATTTGGGCTTCGAAGAAGTTGAGGAAGAAGAGGAAAAACCAAAAATTTTACCATTTTCACAAAGTAATGAGTTGATAGCACGACTAGCACCAACGCCGATGCCATCGCGGCCACAATCGATGCCGGGGAGTGACTACTTTCACTTCGAAACGTCTGAGTCGATGACTCGAATGCATACAACAAACTCGAGCTCTGGGTCAGAATATGTTTTGTCGTCGTGTGACAAGGAGGTCCAAAGTGCTCCCAAATGGGACGATCTCGACAAGGCCCTTGATTTCCAGCTAAATTATTTGGACAACTTCCAATATGACCCTTTCGAGGCCCAAATGCAGCTGCAAAATTGCAACACTGATCAGTTCAATTCTTTCCAAGACATGTTCGTATACATGCAGAAACCTTATTATTCCGGTGCGAATCAGAATTAG